From Oryzias latipes chromosome 18, ASM223467v1:
TCTGCTGTtggtttctccttctcctctttcCTTTGTCTGTCCTTCTCGCTGGTCTTCTCCTCCCTTTTCTTCGTCTTCCCTCCTTCCTTAGAGCGTTCCCTCATCTTCTTCCAGTCGGTTTTCCTGCAGGAACACACAGATGCGTCACCTCAAACCTGCAGCCGCTGTAAAGAGTGAGGCGGTTGGTTCTCTTACTGGCTGCTCTTCGacgcctccctcctcctcttcacctCCTTCCCGTTCTTCAGCAGACCTCTCAGCGACTTTATCAGGCTCTCCCTCCTGTCGGCGATGGAGCGGTGTGGCTGCTGAAGACAGAGATCATCATGAATTACAAGTACTACCTCTGGACCTGCAGGGGGCGCCACCGGACTACAGTTGGGCTGTGCGTCAAGAGTGTCTGACGCGTTTGTCTAGTCAGACTGCAGATTTCCTgtcatttttacagtttctttcactaaaaaaggggcggagcctctgCTCTTTTGAGTTCTGAAAAGCTTGATTGACATGTGTTGGTTTCACTTGTGGcaagtttgtgttttaaacCAATGAGCTGTTTTAAACATTAGGACCGCCTCCTTTTCTGAGGCCCCGCCCACAGTTTTGTGACAGATGAAAAAAGGAGGATTACCTCGTCCTCCTTCTCCTTTGAGGTTGTCTGCTTCTCTCGTTTGTCACgcttctcttcctcctcttctgtcttcTCATCCACGCCGTCACCCTGCTTCACCTCCGTCTCTTCCTGGCTCTTGTTGCTCCTCAGCTCCCTCCTCctttctccctccttctctgttTTTGGCTGCTCCTCCTTCCCTCTAGTCTTACCTTTGCCTTCCACCTCACTGTTCTTCTCTCTCCTCGCCCTCTCTGCTTTCTCTCCTCCTCTGCCGTCTTTCCTCTTCGCCTCCTGCTTCTGTTCATTTGTCTCAGCTCTTCTCGTTTTCactccctccttctcctcctcagcagtctcctcttctttctttcttttcgaTCCCCTCCTCTCTAGTGTCTTTTCCTCTAGTGTCTTCTCTTCTTTTCCTTCATCCTGAtgtttcttctcttctttctgCTTCTCTTGCGTTTCTCCCTTTTCCTCTCCGCCCTTCCTTTTCTTCACAGCAGGAGCAGGTGTGCTCCTCTTCACTTCCTGTTCCTCACCAGTCTGACAAAGAGCACAAAAACCTCAACATTTGTTGgtcttcaaataaaaacacgaGTATTATTCgctcatttcattttctttctcccTTGAATCCACATTTTGTCAAAATCAGATCACTTGGACATTTCTATTCCTTCACTTTatccaaaattcattttcactgggTACTTTGTCTGTGCCAATATTGATGAGTTTTTGAGGATGTGGAGGTCACATTTGAGCTAAAAGgtgcagtaagaaagaagaactgtGAAAATAGACTGATTATAAGGATGCACCTGCGACATTAAAAGATTTTGTGACTCACACTAGTCAAGATTTCAGATTCTGAAATCAGGGCTCAGGCTGTGAGCTGCTCTCTGGGTCCCTCTGCTGTCTGTTATCTGCTCTGCGGTCGTCATAGTTACCTCTGAGGGCGCTGCTCTGCTCCTCTTAGCTGCAGGAGCTGCCTCCTCCCCGTCAGCCGCAGGAGTCTCTCCTTTGGTTTGTCTTCTGTTTTTGGCTTCTTTTTCAGCTGTGACTGTGGTGTCAGTTTTATGTTCTGATGATCTACTCGCTCTAgtctgaaaaaacagaaaagaaccaGAATGGAttcatgatgtttttctttctttttaaggaCAAATCCATAGTTAAAACTCGTATAAAAATTTGTGGTGttgcagttttaaaataaagcagagAGTCATCTGCATACAGTTGGATTTAAACTCAGTATTTCTGATTGTGTTTCTTTGTAAACTAACCTCTTTTGCAGACTCTTGTCTTTCACTTCCACTCTCTTCTGTAGACGCTGCTCTGGTCAGCGCTCTTGAACcttttgttgttgctgaagATTCTGGAAGTTTGGAGTCGCTTGCCTTATCGGCCGTTAATCTAGATGAAGTTCTCGTAGCAGTCCGAACAAGGCTTTGAAGCTCTTGAGTTGCTTTGTTGGGAGTACTTCTACCAGACGATGTTCTGCTGTCAGGCTTTGATTTCAGCTTTTCATCAACAGATGCAGATAGTGTGTTGGCTGTTGTAGTTTGAGCTACAGCAGGTGCACACTCAGACTCTTCTGATGGCTTTGGAGACGTAGGTGAAGCCTCGGATTCTAAAGATGTTTTCGCAGGTGCAGCCTTGGATGATGCAGATGTGTCTGCAGGTGCAGTGTCGGGTGATACAGATGTTTTCGCAGCTGCAGTCTTGGATCTTATAGATTTTTTCGCAGGTGCAGCTTCTGATGATGCAGATGTTTTCGCAGGTGCAGCCTCGGATGCTACAGATGTTTTCGCAGCTGCAGTCTTGGATCTTATAGATTTTTTCGCAGGTGCAGCTTCTGATGATGCAGATATTTCTGCGGGTGCAGCCTCGGATGCTACAGATGTTTTTGCAGGTTCAATGTCAGATGCTACAGATGTTTTCACAGCTGCAGTCTTGGATCTTAAAGATTTGTTTGCAGGTGCAACTTTAGTAGCTGCAGATCCTTTTGCCGGCACAGTCTTGGATGATGCAGGTGTTTCTGCAGGTGCAGCTTCTGATGATGCAGATGTTTCTGCAGGTGCAGCTTCTGATGATGCAGGTGTTTCTGCAGGCTCAGCTTCTGATGATGCAGGTGTTTCTGAAGGTGCAGCGTTGGATGATGCATATGTTTTTGCAGCTGCAGCCTTGGAtcttaaagatttttttgcaGGTGCAACTTTAGTAGCTGCAGATGTTTCTGCAGGTGCAGCTTCTGATGATGCAGGTGTTTCTGAAGGTGCAGTGTCAGATGATGCAGATGTTTTCGCAGCTGCAGTCTTGGAtcttaaagatttttttgcaGGTGCAGCTTTAGTAGCTGCAGGTGCTTTGGCAGGTGCAGTCTTGACTCCTGCAGATGTTTTTGCAGATGCACCCCTAAATGTTCCAGATTTCTTTGCAGGTGCAGCTTTTGCAGCTGCAGACGGTTTGGAGGGTTTTGCATCATTGTTCTTTCCAGGAACCTGAAAGGACAGCAGAACGTGAAACCCAACACCTCTAAcaagttttttaacttttgaccaGAGATATCCATAACGATGAGACCAAAATGAGGAAGGACCAAACCTTGAGCTTAGTCCCGATCCCAGGTGTGTTCTGGATCTCCCACATGCCCTCCATGAAGCCTCGGATGCGAACGCCACTGCCATACTTCATCTTATTGCCCGAATAAGGAACAATGTTCTGTGGTGGGATGTTTCCTCTGAAGTGAGATCAATCCCAGGAAGAGTTATGTTTTAGAAGCTGTTAAATAATATCAATGCAAATTCTGAACATTTccacataaaaatgtataaaaattaaGCTGCAGACATAATAAAGgtaaaaagaatgttaaataAACTTTTGTACTTGAACATGAAATCTAAAAATCCTAAGATTTAAACTTAAATCTTCATGTTAAGGACtgacagaaaagaaataaatattttttaccaTAAACTTAAcacacattacattttttaacgtTCCATatagaaaaacttaaaattcaGTGTAATGGGGATTGGATGTATAAGTTACTCAGTGGCTTCAGTCTGAGATTTGAACCGACTAACTAATGACTTACAGCCAATCCATACGATGAACACGCATTCAGTCGATAAAATCTACAGGTTAGCCACTAATACAAAAACTGGTGATGTAAGAAGAGTTTTAAACGTGTCTTAAAGAACACACACCAATGATGGGACCAGTTGTTAtctctaaaatgttttaaattaccCTCAAAATAAATCTATAGGTTACAATGATCCTGATAATGTTATGGCGTCACACAGAAGGTCAGCTGTACGTACATCTGATGGGTCCCAAAGAAATACACTGGCACTCTCTTCTTATAGCCGTCGTCTGCCTTACAGACCTGCAAACACACAGCAGGGTTACCGGACCGGCCCGCAGCAGGAATGAGTGCAGAGTTTGTGTGTGACGATACCCTGGCAGGCCAATGCGGAAAGCCCTTCATCTTGGCAAACACCAGGTCTCCGGCTTTGAACTGGTCACCGTTTCTCCCGGGCATCCTGCTGCTTTTACAAAATGGAACCTATAAGGAAGACAGTTCAGAAAAGTAATGCGTCATTATTGTATTACCTAAACATTTAGGCATTTTAGTTTGACGTcccgctctgatcatcttctgatctgttttcaaagggtcaccagtggtctttttattatgtttatgacgatttaaaatccaaaaacctgtgttgttttctaggacatagtttctgcagagcgccaggagttcattagaaattccctttcaagttgtggacaggactgttgctgtggagcaaccccgcccccttacCCATtcaactgagagctctctgttcacgctctcctgctagcttacagcccctcacaccctcaacatAACATTGGCGGTGCAAAAGAAATAGCAGCAACATTAAAGCCTTCCAGCAGGGCAGGAAGACCCGCCTACTGCATTTTCTACCTCACAAACACgatctttttacaaaacagcattttttcatctgctcctggttcacaatgatctgaataaagaaatcctcaattttaagcttcattttctttatttatgtccccTTTTatcaaaaatgccacaagagcatgttagaAACGGCATAAATACGGCGTGCATCGGGGTGGCCTTTAAAGTAAACAGAGTTATtacacatttatatattttcagCATCAATTCTGACGTGTAAGCTGTTGGGATAATATCACTGTTTCACAAAGGCAAAGCAGGCCCTTTTACacctgtttgtttattaaatcaaaaaacaaaactttattgaaaccaGGGATGAACAGACTAAACAAACAATCACAGAATAGTTAAACTCAAGGAAAACCTTTCATGGGTGCTGCTGAATTtggtacattttttgttttttctttcataaactgaaaataaattaagacTTTTCAGCTATCAGTGAAATGTTGTGAAATTAACCATTTATTTaacacaaatgtgttttcttgCTAAAACATTAAGTCTTTGAGGATTGTTCTGAACGGTTATACAGTTAGCGCGTTGATATTTGCTGCTGTGTTTTACCCTTAAGCTTCCTGTCATGTATAAGTAAGTTTCACGTGGTAGTAGTACTTCAGCAGTATTTTCTTGTATGTAACCTCCTGGACTCGCGTTATTAGAGCCGTTTCGCATCAACTCAGCGGTTTCAGACCGAAAAGCTCATTGTTTACAAACTGCAGCATGCTAGCTCCTAGGCTAACCGGGCCAGAGCTCGGCCGCGCAGCCGCAGACGCGGGCTTCGTGTGCGGCCTGCCCACCGCGCTCTGAACGCGTACGTACCTGCGGAGGAAAAGTCTGACCGCTAATGCTAAAGGTGATCAAGaaaagtctttcatttaaagAGCTACTCCCTCCTGCTCGTCGCCATGTTTAACCACTGCTCCCGAGTGACGTCACGTCCTACGATTTCCCGCTTAGTCCCGGGTTGTACCAACTAGATGGGGGTGACACAGAGTCAGACGGtgcatttgattaaaaacaaattcaaggTAAGTTATTTGCCAATTGAACCGACAATTTTAGGGTTACCGTTTAGATTAAAATATAAACTTTCATCTATCacttaaaaacagcaactcTTTTGGTCTTCTTGAAATGGGCGTATGGACTAAACTTGACTCCGCCCACTACAGTGACCTTTCAAACACCTCAGTCAGGTTGTAGGGTTCACCATTGGTCGACTCAACTGCCAATCAAAAAGCACCCGCTCCTCCAtcctgaataaaataaaaacaaataattaaccAAATAAATAATAGGCATATCAGAAACCAGACTGTATATTATAAGCATGCTGTAgtgtatataaatatagacaCTGTATTCATGCTGTattcaaaacaaataattaataaattaaacccataaacaaataaactaaaCCAAGCAGAAGAGCAGATTCTCCTGCTGTCAAACGCAGAACGCTCCAACCAAAACACAAACTACAAAGACAACAACAGGGGTCCTAAAATAGAGCCCTGTGGGACCCCAAACAACAGTGGAACAATTGAAGAATCAGATCcagaaaagctcacacacataGTTAAGATGAGAACCAGATCAGTGCAGAACCACTAACCCCAACCAAACCTTTAAGATTCTAAGAGAGTAGAATCTTGTGGTCTacaaagtcaaaagaaaaattcaaaaaataagGACAACATGGTTCTCATCATCAGATGCCTGACAGATTTAGTTAAAAAACTCTCAACAGGGAAGATTCTGTGCTGTGTGGTGTTTTTAAAGCTGGACAGAAACATCCTTGTTCCCGTCCATGAGAGATCTGACATGGAGGTGGACCACTTCTCCAAGATTTTTCagtgaataaaaatgaacttttgatCTGAAATTGGCCATCAGATGGAAGCCGTCTACGTTTGTGATGTTCTGTCATTTCCAGTTCTGCTGTCCTGATGGCAGTAGAGATGATGGTTTGAAAACCTTTGTCAGCTTTTGAGAAATTTTCTATGTGCTTCACTCTGGTTTGATGTCATTAAGTTTAACCTAGAAGGCACACGGGAAGCTGGTCTGTCACTGATCTGGTTCATGTGAGCCACTTACAGAGCAGGAAACAGGTTTTTTAACAGTGTCCTGGAAGTGAGCTCCCACTGAGCATTTTGTTCCTTTGCAGCAGGTATTATGGGATGTTTGACGGGAACCCAGACACCAAACAAAGGAGTTTGGTTTCAGGTTATGTGCTGTGATCCAGAGTTCTTCCTTTGTTTGTCGTATCCTGTAAAACCATTAAAGCTAATTTCCTCTGGTTTGTTTCCTAACTTAAAAAAGGTTAGGAACCATCACAGACATCAAACACATTTACAGCTAAACCTTATATCTTAAAATACTTTattacaaatgaaataaatatttactgaTAACATAGGATGTTATGAAATCCTCTCATTTGTCAGTTCAATGCTGATAGTTAATTGTTGCTTTTCTAAAGGGCTAAATTCCTGtagaaaaacctgttttactgtaagtttgatgttttcagatttaatttaacataaaaaaacagtttctcattttctgtTAATGTGACACCAAAAACtaaagtatttattatttttccctttattaTGGAACTGAGGTTGGGATGCAGAAATGTCCACCAAAGAAAAttccaaaaagagaaggaggaaATTATGGAGATTCAGGAGAACGTAGTGGTTCAGGTTCCAACAGGTCTGTGGGTCAAAGTCATGGAGGAGACCATCAGGGTTGGTCCGTCCACATCCACCCATCACTCTGGACACCAGTGTCCAGACTGACTTAAAGCCTTTTTCAACACAACTTTCCTGTCCAAGAACAAAGTCTCAGTCACTACCACTGTCActatcttcctcctcttcctcctcctcttcctccttcttctcTGTTTCTTCTACCAGTCCTGAGAAGAAGTCGTTGTCTCCAAGCGCCTTCTTGGAGAGAGACTTCATGCGTCcgtctttcttctttctcttgcGGTAGTCGCTGACCGTAGTTTTTTGCAGATTGGAAATCTCCCAGAACTTGATGAGCTGGTCGTGAGCGCAGCTGACCAGGAACCGGGAGTCCCAAGACTTGTTGATCTCCTCAATGGGTTCCCCAACGTGCTGCCCAATGCAACCGATGACGCGGTTCGGAAGGAGGTTGATGGCTCTGGTGGGGGACAGAGACATGAAAGGAAAAGATTGACTTCAGTCTGGACCCCGTGGGAGAGCGTTCTACCACAGACAGCAGTGATGTGGATCCAGTCAgggcagagcagcaggactcaCCGGATGTACCCGTCCATAGAGGCGGTGCACATGATGCTGTCTGTGATGGGGACGATGCAGTCCACCGACTCGGCCTTGACAGCGAAGCGGTCGCTGGTGGCTCCGAAGCCGTTCCAGTTGAAGATGTAAACCGTTCCCTCACTGGAGCCGCACACCACCTTCTTGCCCCGCTTCATCAGCGCCACAGAGGTCAGGTCGCCACTCTGGAACTCGGAGAGCAGCTCAAACCGCCGTCTCTTGATGTTGAAGACGCCCATGGTTCCATCCCCGCTGTGAAAACACGGCGTTGGGATGAGATGCAAGAGCTCTACTGCCTTCTAGATGGATTAAATAGAATGATCTCAATGCTGTTTGACGAGCTTCAACTGCTTCAAAAGCTTCAACTGCTTCAAAAGCTTCAACAGCCTTAGCAGATTAGTTGTATTCCAAACATTTTGTCTCTTCTGATTAGTTTTCAGATGGAAACTCTTGAAATTCCAAATTTAAGAccacttaaaagcaaaaaatcctgttttccgGAAAATCTTTACAACTGAAGCACTAAAATTAGGAGGAAAAGTGGGCGTGGTCTTACAAGATTTTAGACAAAGTTTAATCAACATATCTCCTGCAGATCTAAACCACCAGCTGTTTCCTCTGATAATCTGTTTGGTTTGgcaggaaaaaataataaaaaaatctaataaggTAAATCTATGTTATGAGCCAAAGAAAATGCTAAACGTGCATTTATGAACGctcttttagcatatggtgttcacactggaccgtTGCTACCCGATACGAGCACATGTTCCCACAGTTTGAggagtcttggtgtgaaatgtcaaagcggtgtaaaTCTGCTGAATCTCATTTCAGGTTTCttctttctcagctctattCCCATCTATGAAacacttggtgtcataaaattccgAACGGACATAAACCGCaattatgacacagaaaatcagaaaatcaGGAAATCTTCCAATCGTATGCTTTGAAGGTcggacgtgggggccagcaggctccacctactttacTGAGGTGTCTGATTGGTCCGTCTTTAACTTGAACAATTTGAACTAcgccctgggacagactggtgacctgtccagggtgtcccctggctttgcccacaagtgaccgggataggctccagcagccccgtgaccccgaaagagataaaacggaagaaaatgaatgaatttgaactacagaaaagaaTATGAAAACAATAATAGGTATTATCaaggagatgttaaaaaaaggtaaaaatggtTCTTGTGAGCAATAGAATGActaagtaacagctgtttgtttctctgtaggattttggcttcttggagccacttcctgtttggaccgccaaggggaggagtcactcagtccagttcaaaTATACACCAAATGGTTGAAACTGATTCAGCCAACCAACAAATCAGAACTCAAACCAGCTCAGTCACAGCCGGTCACATGACCGGGTCATGTGACCGGCTGTcaggagcttctgctgctccggTCACCTGGTTGTGAGAAGGATCCTCTTGGCCTGGTCCACAGCGATGTCACTGATGTAGTCGTCGTGGTGCTTCAGGTCCATGAAGGCCTCTCCCTTCCTCATGTCCCACACCTGGCCACAACGAAACAAACCCATattgttgccatgacaacccTCCATCAGCACCAGGAAGGAGAATAGAGCTGATTGTAGGAGATGGGAGATAGAAGGAAGATCAAAGGTGGACAGGGGGGGCTTTAAAAGCAGCTGATGTTGGGAGAAGCATGAGAAGAGGCAGAAAGGAGAGAAGCAGGAGAACAGGAAGGGTGAAATGAGGTGAGGACTGGTGGGAAAGTGTTTTCTCCTTTAGGACCAGAAGACTCCCAGACTCCGTGTTCCTGACCTTCAGGGTCCCTCTGTCATCTCCAGTCGCCAGGATGTTCTCGTCCACCAGCAGCAGACTGTTGATCGCGGCGGCGTGCGCGCCCCGGATCCGCGACACCAGCTGGCCCCGCTCCACGTCCAGCTGGTGGACCGCCTTGTCTCGGGACACGCTAAACAGCTTTAGCCCGTCCGCCGAGAAGCGCACCTGGCGGCAGGACTTCAGGTGGTGTCCGGAGGACCACAGCTCCCGGGTCTCCCCCTCCGTGCACGAGTAGGCGTACGCGTACACGTCCCCGTCCACGTCCCCGCACACCAGCACGTCCCTGCTCGGGTGCAGCGCCACCGTGTTGGCGATCGCCTCCAGCCGGATGTCCTCCGGAGTCTCCCGAATCTTCGGTCCGACCGGCTCGTCCGCATCTGAATCTGCCGGTTCTGGCTGGGAAAGGTCCGGTTCTGAGTTCGTTTCTGGAGGATCTGTCTGCTCAGACCCGGTGGCAGCGTGCTCCGGGGGCGCCGCCATGTTTGTTTGgtgattttcttcttctgcgcTGAACAGCTGCACAGGACCGGCGGGGGGCGGGGTCTCTGCTGCCCCCTACAGgacggtgtgggtaccggatgttctcgggctGCCAGATGttttcg
This genomic window contains:
- the LOC101160764 gene encoding hepatoma-derived growth factor-related protein 2 isoform X2 — encoded protein: MPGRNGDQFKAGDLVFAKMKGFPHWPARVCKADDGYKKRVPVYFFGTHQIGNIPPQNIVPYSGNKMKYGSGVRIRGFMEGMWEIQNTPGIGTKLKVPGKNNDAKPSKPSAAAKAAPAKKSGTFRGASAKTSAGVKTAPAKAPAATKAAPAKKSLRSKTAAAKTSASSDTAPSETPASSEAAPAETSAATKVAPAKKSLRSKAAAAKTYASSNAAPSETPASSEAEPAETPASSEAAPAETSASSEAAPAETPASSKTVPAKGSAATKVAPANKSLRSKTAAVKTSVASDIEPAKTSVASEAAPAEISASSEAAPAKKSIRSKTAAAKTSVASEAAPAKTSASSEAAPAKKSIRSKTAAAKTSVSPDTAPADTSASSKAAPAKTSLESEASPTSPKPSEESECAPAVAQTTTANTLSASVDEKLKSKPDSRTSSGRSTPNKATQELQSLVRTATRTSSRLTADKASDSKLPESSATTKGSRALTRAASTEESGSERQESAKETRASRSSEHKTDTTVTAEKEAKNRRQTKGETPAADGEEAAPAAKRSRAAPSETGEEQEVKRSTPAPAVKKRKGGEEKGETQEKQKEEKKHQDEGKEEKTLEEKTLERRGSKRKKEEETAEEEKEGVKTRRAETNEQKQEAKRKDGRGGEKAERARREKNSEVEGKGKTRGKEEQPKTEKEGERRRELRSNKSQEETEVKQGDGVDEKTEEEEEKRDKREKQTTSKEKEDEPHRSIADRRESLIKSLRGLLKNGKEVKRRREASKSSQKTDWKKMRERSKEGGKTKKREEKTSEKDRQRKEEKEKPTADLRKKEEKRGNRWREEEKESALKTERRREVKDEKEEKPKQNRERKESRNGETEEKTSSRKTTEKKKDEEKTEKGKPAETEQKEKTSSTKSAENRKDKNKADEGQMEQRGAKQELEVQEKTDRPKEKRDDERSGEAVQQKEEEKKDEKKIIGKIVKASQGTKIQVKTMMGGSPPVVEEDKKKKEEHGDKNPDETRQISSELMEKKEEVKEKKSSVAERKSERLSTDQKEEDVRKEEPPRKRGGAEVKQELKKEEVEEKRTREHKRRDEGSSESEGKSDGPSEETKEKRTDRSARTESQGGQAERRSLDGTGEAEPKSRGVTLTDSTLHRIHGDIWISLKNDSPDISKCLAALDQLSMLYVTSQHVQRHSELVATLRKMRYYRANQAIMDKASMLYNRFKNAYLVGEGEEVVSATFLRSLLEEKEQEEAQRVERWREKLQEEGNRSQGSSEAVSSSLCDSVKV
- the LOC101160764 gene encoding hepatoma-derived growth factor-related protein 2 isoform X3 yields the protein MPGRNGDQFKAGDLVFAKMKGFPHWPARVCKADDGYKKRVPVYFFGTHQIGNIPPQNIVPYSGNKMKYGSGVRIRGFMEGMWEIQNTPGIGTKLKVPGKNNDAKPSKPSAAAKAAPAKKSGTFRGASAKTSAGVKTAPAKAPAATKAAPAKKSLRSKTAAAKTSASSDTAPSETPASSEAAPAETSAATKVAPAKKSLRSKAAAAKTYASSNAAPSETPASSEAEPAETPASSEAAPAETSASSEAAPAETPASSKTVPAKGSAATKVAPANKSLRSKTAAVKTSVASDIEPAKTSVASEAAPAEISASSEAAPAKKSIRSKTAAAKTSVASEAAPAKTSASSEAAPAKKSIRSKTAAAKTSVSPDTAPADTSASSKAAPAKTSLESEASPTSPKPSEESECAPAVAQTTTANTLSASVDEKLKSKPDSRTSSGRSTPNKATQELQSLVRTATRTSSRLTADKASDSKLPESSATTKGSRALTRAASTEESGSERQESAKETRASRSSEHKTDTTVTAEKEAKNRRQTKGETPAADGEEAAPAAKRSRAAPSETGEEQEVKRSTPAPAVKKRKGGEEKGETQEKQKEEKKHQDEGKEEKTLEEKTLERRGSKRKKEEETAEEEKEGVKTRRAETNEQKQEAKRKDGRGGEKAERARREKNSEVEGKGKTRGKEEQPKTEKEGERRRELRSNKSQEETEVKQGDGVDEKTEEEEEKRDKREKQTTSKEKEDEQPHRSIADRRESLIKSLRGLLKNGKEVKRRREASKSSQKTDWKKMRERSKEGGKTKKREEKTSEKDRQRKEEKEKPTADLRKKEEKRGNRWREEEKESALKTERRREVKDEKEEKPKQNRERKESRNGETEEKTSSRKTTEKKKDEEKTEKGKPAETEQKEKTSSTKSAENRKDKNKADEGQMEQRGAKQELEVQEKTDRPKEKRDDERSGEAVQQKEEEKKDEKKIIGKIVKASQGTKIQVKTMMGGSPPVVEEDKKKKEEHGDKNPDETRQISSELMEKKEEVKEKKSSVAERKSERLSTDQKEEDVRKEEPPRKRGGAEVKQELKKEEVEEKRTREHKRRDEGSSESEGKSDGPSEETKEKRTDRSARTESQGGQAERRSLDGTGEAEPKSRGVTLTDSTLHRIHGDIWISLKNDSPDISKCLAALDQLSMLYVTSQHVQRHSELVATLRKMRYYRANQAIMDKASMLYNRFKNAYLVGEGEEVVPVKPCLRPSVTL
- the LOC101160764 gene encoding hepatoma-derived growth factor-related protein 2 isoform X1; the encoded protein is MPGRNGDQFKAGDLVFAKMKGFPHWPARVCKADDGYKKRVPVYFFGTHQIGNIPPQNIVPYSGNKMKYGSGVRIRGFMEGMWEIQNTPGIGTKLKVPGKNNDAKPSKPSAAAKAAPAKKSGTFRGASAKTSAGVKTAPAKAPAATKAAPAKKSLRSKTAAAKTSASSDTAPSETPASSEAAPAETSAATKVAPAKKSLRSKAAAAKTYASSNAAPSETPASSEAEPAETPASSEAAPAETSASSEAAPAETPASSKTVPAKGSAATKVAPANKSLRSKTAAVKTSVASDIEPAKTSVASEAAPAEISASSEAAPAKKSIRSKTAAAKTSVASEAAPAKTSASSEAAPAKKSIRSKTAAAKTSVSPDTAPADTSASSKAAPAKTSLESEASPTSPKPSEESECAPAVAQTTTANTLSASVDEKLKSKPDSRTSSGRSTPNKATQELQSLVRTATRTSSRLTADKASDSKLPESSATTKGSRALTRAASTEESGSERQESAKETRASRSSEHKTDTTVTAEKEAKNRRQTKGETPAADGEEAAPAAKRSRAAPSETGEEQEVKRSTPAPAVKKRKGGEEKGETQEKQKEEKKHQDEGKEEKTLEEKTLERRGSKRKKEEETAEEEKEGVKTRRAETNEQKQEAKRKDGRGGEKAERARREKNSEVEGKGKTRGKEEQPKTEKEGERRRELRSNKSQEETEVKQGDGVDEKTEEEEEKRDKREKQTTSKEKEDEQPHRSIADRRESLIKSLRGLLKNGKEVKRRREASKSSQKTDWKKMRERSKEGGKTKKREEKTSEKDRQRKEEKEKPTADLRKKEEKRGNRWREEEKESALKTERRREVKDEKEEKPKQNRERKESRNGETEEKTSSRKTTEKKKDEEKTEKGKPAETEQKEKTSSTKSAENRKDKNKADEGQMEQRGAKQELEVQEKTDRPKEKRDDERSGEAVQQKEEEKKDEKKIIGKIVKASQGTKIQVKTMMGGSPPVVEEDKKKKEEHGDKNPDETRQISSELMEKKEEVKEKKSSVAERKSERLSTDQKEEDVRKEEPPRKRGGAEVKQELKKEEVEEKRTREHKRRDEGSSESEGKSDGPSEETKEKRTDRSARTESQGGQAERRSLDGTGEAEPKSRGVTLTDSTLHRIHGDIWISLKNDSPDISKCLAALDQLSMLYVTSQHVQRHSELVATLRKMRYYRANQAIMDKASMLYNRFKNAYLVGEGEEVVSATFLRSLLEEKEQEEAQRVERWREKLQEEGNRSQGSSEAVSSSLCDSVKV
- the wdr55 gene encoding WD repeat-containing protein 55 (The RefSeq protein has 3 substitutions, 1 non-frameshifting indel compared to this genomic sequence), with protein sequence MAAPPEHAATGSEQTDPPETNSEPDLSQPEPADSDADEPVGPKIRETPEDIRLEAIANTVALHPSRDVLVCGDVDGDVYAYAYSCTEGETRELWSSGHHLKSCRQVRFSADGLKLYSVSRDKAVHQLDVERGQLVSRIRGAHAAAINSLLLVDENILATGDDRGTLKVWDMRKGEAFMDLKHHDDYISDIAVDQAKRILLTTSGDGTMGVFNIKRRRFELLSEFQSGDLTSVALMKRGKKVVCGSSEGTVYIFNWNGFGATSDRFAVKAESVDCIVPITDSIMCTASMDGYIRAINLLPNRVIGCIGQHVGEPIEEINKSWDSRFLVSCAHDQLIKFWEISNLQKTTVSDYRKRKKKDGRMKSLTKKALGDNDFFSGLVEETEKKEEEEEEEEDSDSDSD